A window from Carassius gibelio isolate Cgi1373 ecotype wild population from Czech Republic chromosome B3, carGib1.2-hapl.c, whole genome shotgun sequence encodes these proteins:
- the LOC127953377 gene encoding piggyBac transposable element-derived protein 4-like, with the protein MTDNTFKRRKLTNEEIEEFFFNSDEEIFDSEAESDSDEDLPPNLEALDNFEDEEMTPVPNEAEEVTLNSLLWKATNLFYPPGPGNFNNQHCGVQNPPESPSEVNCFKLFLTEDVMGEIVEETNRYASDLQEKEMKGKLVKWVPTNIPEMYTFLVSVLLMGVIKKPSLRDYWSTDPMLLTPFFGSLFSQDRFLLLLRCLHFANNATAVSNDPLKKIRHIFTALTSSFRRIFVPYRDLCVDESLMKWKGRLAFRQFIPSKRHRFEIKFFVLCDVLTGYVEDMIIYTGSSTDIQHYPGLGISGSVVMTLLAPYLGKCHVLYVDNWYSSPILFQHLLSLGTGACGTVRGHRKGMPKFTCKMKKGEVEFKENGSQLAVKWHDKRDVHVLTTVHPTGMAATGKLDHLTGQPMMKPVCVLEYNKKMGAVDKADMMTGFHECTRKSTKWYKKVFFHVLDTVLLNSHIVYRQITGKEITSLQFRTNLMRGLLEEYSTLRGPTKGGRPALDTPLRLTARHFPSEVPQTTSQGSKTRRHCKVCLSSTRKGKQRRLTKHMCVPCNTPLCAVPCFEEYHTLKHY; encoded by the exons ATGACAGATAATACATTCAAAAGAAGAAAACTGACAAATGAGGAAattgaggaatttttttttaattctgatgagGAGATTTTTGACAGCGAGGCAGAGAGTGACAGTGATGAGGATCTTCCCCCAAATCTTGAAGCTCTGGACAACTTTGAAGACGAAGAGATGACACCAGTTCCTAATGAGGCAGAAGAGGTAACATTAAACTCATTGTTGTGGAAGGCAACCAACCTTTTTTATCCTCCTGGCCCAGGCAATTTTAACAACCAGCACTGTGGTGTGCAAAATCCACCAGAATCACCCAGTGaggtaaattgttttaaattgtttctaACGGAAGATGTCATGGGAGAAATTGTGGAGGAAACAAACCGCTATGCCTCTGACTTGCAAGAGAAGGAAATGAAAGGGAAGCTGGTTAAATGGGTTCCAACAAATATCCctgaaatgtacacatttttagtGTCAGTTCTCTTAATGGGTGTGATCAAAAAACCATCACTTCGTGATTACTGGAGCACAGACCCCATGCTCTTGACCCCATTTTTTGGGTCTTTGTTCTCACAGGATCGCTTCCTTCTGCTCCTCCGCTGTCTTCACTTTGCAAACAATGCAACAGCAGTTTCCAATGACCCGCTGAAAAAAATCAGACACATATTCACTGCGCTCACCTCCTCTTTTCGTCGCATTTTTGTGCCATACAGGGATCTGTGTGTGGATGAGTCTCTGATGAAGTGGAAAGGCAGGCTGGCATTTCGTCAGTTCATTCCATCTAAACGGCACAGATTTGAGatcaagttttttgttttgtgtgatgtGCTAACTGGTTATGTGGAGGACATGATCATTTACACTGGATCCTCCACTGACATACAACATTACCCAGGACTTGGGATTTCTGGGTCCGTTGTGATGACACTCTTAGCACCTTACTTAGGCAAATGTCATGTTCTATATGTTGACAACTGGTACAGTAGTCCCATACTTTTCCAGCACCTCTTGTCACTTGGCACTGGAGCTTGTGGGACCGTGCGCGGACACAGAAAAGGGATGCCAAAGTTCACCTGCAAGATGAAAAAAGGTGAGGTGGAATTCAAAGAGAATGGGTCACAGTTGGCAGTAAAATGGCATGACAAGAGGGATGTTCATGTCCTTACCACAGTCCATCCAACTGGTATGGCAGCCACAGGCAAGCTGGATCACCTCACTGGGCAACCAATGATGAAGCCAGTCTGTGTGCTGGAGTACAACAAAAAGATGGGTGCAGTTGACAAAGCTGATATGATGACTGGTTTTCATGAATGCACCAGAAAGTCTACCAAGTGGTACAAGAAAGTATTTTTTCATGTACTCGACACGGTTTTACTCAACAGCCACATCGTCTACCGGCAAATTACTG GAAAGGAAATCACCTCCCTACAATTCAGGACGAACCTGATGAGAGGGCTGCTGGAGGAGTACAGCACACTGCGAGGTCCAACCAAAGGCGGGCGTCCTGCCTTGGACACTCCTCTGCGCCTTACAGCCAGGCATTTCCCATCTGAAGTCCCTCAGACCACTTCCCAGGGCAGCAAGACCAGGCGGCACTGCAAGGTCTGCCTCTCCAGCACACGCAAGGGCAAGCAGAGGCGCCTCACCAAGCACATGTGTGTGCCATGCAACACTCCCTTGTGTGCTGTCCCGTGTTTTGAGGAGTACCACACACTGAAGCATTATTAA